A DNA window from uncultured Methanoregula sp. contains the following coding sequences:
- the argB gene encoding acetylglutamate kinase, with translation MKREDVLMEALPYIQQFHGKTIVIKLGGHAMVDPVVLENAIRDAVLLHYVGIRVVLVHGGGPEISEKMKQMGKESVFVGGLRVTDQETLEIAQMVLVGKINKGIVSLIAKCGARGVGLSGSDGNLILAKKMDLQKIEVGGIQKEVDLGHVGEIEWIDPTLLNTLLDKNYIPVVSPIAIDKFGGSLNINADTAAGDIAIALKAYKLVNMTDVDGVMDKARTKVFRKLTVAEAGELQKTGAIGEGMIPKVNSVVKAVQNGVAFSHVINGNIEHNLILELFTHDGVGTMISLK, from the coding sequence ATGAAACGCGAAGACGTCCTCATGGAAGCCCTCCCGTACATCCAGCAGTTCCACGGGAAGACCATTGTCATCAAGCTTGGCGGTCATGCTATGGTCGACCCGGTTGTGCTGGAAAACGCCATCCGCGATGCCGTGCTCCTGCACTATGTCGGGATCCGGGTGGTGCTTGTCCATGGCGGAGGCCCCGAGATAAGCGAGAAGATGAAACAGATGGGCAAGGAATCGGTCTTCGTCGGGGGCCTCCGGGTGACCGACCAGGAGACCCTCGAGATCGCCCAGATGGTGCTTGTCGGCAAGATCAACAAGGGGATTGTCTCTCTCATCGCCAAGTGCGGGGCCCGGGGTGTCGGGCTCTCGGGCAGCGACGGGAACCTGATCCTTGCCAAGAAGATGGATCTCCAGAAGATCGAGGTAGGGGGCATCCAGAAGGAGGTTGATCTCGGCCATGTCGGGGAGATCGAATGGATCGATCCGACCCTCCTCAATACCCTCCTTGATAAAAATTACATCCCGGTCGTCTCCCCCATTGCCATCGACAAGTTCGGGGGAAGCCTCAATATCAATGCCGATACTGCTGCCGGGGATATCGCCATCGCGCTCAAGGCGTACAAACTGGTCAACATGACGGATGTTGACGGTGTCATGGACAAGGCAAGGACGAAGGTCTTCCGGAAACTGACGGTCGCGGAAGCCGGCGAGCTGCAGAAAACCGGGGCGATTGGCGAAGGAATGATCCCCAAAGTGAACTCTGTCGTGAAAGCCGTACAGAACGGCGTAGCGTTCTCCCACGTTATCAACGGCAATATCGAGCACAACCTGATCCTGGAACTCTTCACCCACGACGGCGTAGGTACCATGATCTCGCTCAAATAA
- a CDS encoding thioredoxin family protein, with amino-acid sequence MDRIIKIAAGVFGAIVLCTALFFVFSATSPSFISSAPAVNSPGGNVTVYFFYGEECPHCHKIMPFVQSLREKYPTVNFLILETWHNETNYAVYTTLNRELKVTWSGVPEAIVGDVVLIGEVDIPGKLEQAIVDQEKKKHQ; translated from the coding sequence ATGGACAGAATCATCAAAATCGCCGCAGGAGTGTTTGGTGCCATTGTTCTCTGCACCGCGCTTTTCTTTGTCTTCTCCGCAACATCGCCGTCCTTCATCTCTTCGGCACCTGCAGTCAACAGCCCCGGCGGCAACGTGACCGTATACTTTTTTTACGGGGAAGAATGTCCCCACTGCCACAAAATTATGCCGTTTGTACAATCCCTCCGGGAGAAATATCCAACCGTTAATTTCCTCATCCTGGAAACCTGGCATAATGAGACCAACTATGCCGTTTACACAACGCTCAACCGTGAGCTGAAAGTCACTTGGAGCGGGGTTCCCGAAGCGATAGTCGGAGATGTTGTTCTCATCGGGGAAGTTGACATTCCCGGGAAACTTGAACAGGCGATTGTCGACCAGGAAAAAAAAAAGCATCAGTAA
- a CDS encoding methionine synthase, translating into MSKAYFINKVLATTVVGSYPVVKAGGFKSIFDPLAGAVETAVADQIGAGIDIISDGQIRGDMIGNFASKLPGVKDQQVIGKIQPAAGPITTGDTKYALSKSPKVKGIITGPSTLAHGLHISTPMYRNKEELALDLAAALVPEARSLEAAGVTLLQIDEPILSTGIADLAVAKQAVEIITAAVRIPTCMHVCGNIANVLDEILKYNVNVFDFEFSNNQANLDVISRRDLTSHMLGYGCVDSTSETVETVQEIRKRIEKGVEYFDPKILLIDPDCGMRMRSRESAYWKLKNMCEAAKEVRISL; encoded by the coding sequence ATGTCCAAAGCATATTTTATCAACAAAGTGCTGGCAACCACCGTTGTTGGCAGTTATCCCGTAGTGAAAGCCGGAGGTTTCAAGAGTATCTTCGACCCGCTGGCCGGTGCCGTTGAGACTGCCGTTGCCGACCAGATCGGAGCCGGTATCGATATCATCTCCGACGGGCAGATCCGGGGCGACATGATCGGGAATTTCGCATCCAAACTGCCGGGTGTCAAGGACCAGCAGGTGATCGGAAAGATCCAGCCAGCTGCCGGGCCGATCACAACAGGCGATACGAAATACGCCCTTTCGAAGTCCCCGAAAGTGAAAGGCATCATCACCGGCCCGTCGACGCTCGCCCATGGCCTCCACATCAGCACCCCCATGTATCGGAACAAGGAAGAACTCGCGCTCGATCTGGCCGCAGCGCTCGTGCCCGAAGCCAGGAGCCTCGAGGCAGCCGGGGTCACGCTCCTCCAGATCGATGAACCGATCCTGTCAACCGGCATAGCCGATCTCGCGGTTGCAAAACAGGCTGTCGAGATAATCACAGCCGCAGTCCGTATTCCCACCTGCATGCATGTCTGCGGCAACATAGCAAACGTGCTTGACGAGATCCTGAAGTACAACGTGAATGTCTTCGACTTCGAGTTCTCGAACAACCAGGCAAACCTTGACGTGATCTCCCGGCGGGATCTCACCAGCCACATGCTCGGGTACGGCTGCGTTGACTCGACGTCGGAGACCGTCGAGACCGTGCAGGAGATCCGGAAGCGGATCGAGAAGGGCGTTGAATATTTTGACCCGAAAATTCTCTTAATCGACCCGGACTGCGGGATGCGGATGCGGAGCCGGGAATCTGCTTACTGGAAACTCAAGAACATGTGCGAAGCGGCAAAAGAAGTAAGAATTTCGCTCTGA
- a CDS encoding acetate uptake transporter, whose amino-acid sequence MTQETKTEGLLVKNLDVTANPAPLGLIAFGMTTVLLNLHNAGFFALGSMILAMGIFYGGLAQVIAGIEEWKKNNTFGATAFTSYGLFWMTLVALLILPKLGLADATSATGMSAYLFMWGLFTAIMFIGTLKANRALQFVFATLAILFFLLALGDFTGNGTITVIAGYEGIICGFSAIYAGLAQVLNEMYKKTVAPLG is encoded by the coding sequence ATGACACAGGAAACCAAAACCGAAGGACTTCTGGTAAAAAACCTTGACGTGACCGCAAACCCGGCCCCGCTCGGACTGATCGCATTCGGCATGACAACCGTGCTCCTGAACCTGCACAATGCAGGATTCTTTGCACTGGGATCCATGATCCTTGCCATGGGAATCTTTTATGGCGGACTGGCCCAGGTCATCGCCGGTATCGAGGAGTGGAAGAAGAACAACACCTTCGGGGCAACCGCCTTTACTTCGTACGGCCTGTTCTGGATGACCCTTGTTGCCCTTCTCATCCTGCCCAAGCTCGGTCTTGCGGATGCTACCAGTGCAACGGGCATGTCAGCGTATCTGTTCATGTGGGGATTGTTCACCGCAATCATGTTCATCGGGACCCTCAAGGCAAACAGGGCGCTCCAGTTCGTATTCGCAACGCTTGCGATCCTGTTCTTCCTGCTCGCACTCGGGGATTTCACCGGCAACGGGACGATCACGGTAATCGCGGGTTACGAAGGAATCATCTGCGGTTTCTCAGCAATCTACGCAGGCCTTGCACAGGTGCTCAACGAGATGTACAAGAAAACGGTTGCACCGCTCGGGTAA
- the argJ gene encoding bifunctional ornithine acetyltransferase/N-acetylglutamate synthase: protein MKKRSICAVEGVTASGIKEGKFGLALIRASGTAAGVFTENLVKAAPIQLMRTQIRKGKLDAIVVNSGCANAYTGQKGYEDAVVMTEYASSALGVEPEHIGVASTGVIGRYLDLPLIRKQCIAVAPKLASSGDAETLAANAIMTTDTYPKHALVERETFTVAGICKGSGMIAPNMGTMLAFIYTDAEIGAKQLKESLKLATKRSFNRVVVDGDTSTNDIALCTATGESGRVNEEEFSAALEECCRSLAKQIAADGEGATKLLEVRVTGAAKESDAAKVARTVIESPLVKTAVYGEDPNWGRVVAAAGRARVKFDPNAVSLWISDGKNRYPLVKSGEIIADLKKAKEAMNSKTVIFILDLAAGKEEATAWGCDLTERYVEINGRYTT from the coding sequence ATGAAAAAACGAAGCATCTGTGCGGTCGAGGGTGTGACTGCCAGCGGGATAAAGGAAGGAAAGTTCGGCCTTGCACTCATCCGCGCAAGCGGGACTGCGGCCGGCGTATTCACGGAAAACCTGGTCAAGGCTGCGCCCATCCAGCTTATGCGCACCCAGATCCGGAAAGGAAAACTGGACGCAATCGTTGTCAACAGCGGGTGTGCCAATGCCTATACCGGGCAGAAGGGGTACGAGGATGCGGTCGTGATGACCGAGTACGCCAGCTCAGCCCTCGGGGTTGAGCCGGAACATATCGGTGTGGCAAGTACCGGTGTCATCGGCAGGTACCTGGATCTTCCTCTCATCCGGAAGCAGTGTATCGCCGTTGCACCGAAACTCGCCTCCAGCGGGGATGCCGAGACCCTCGCGGCCAACGCGATCATGACAACGGATACGTACCCGAAGCATGCCCTGGTTGAACGGGAGACCTTCACGGTTGCGGGGATCTGCAAGGGAAGCGGTATGATCGCCCCGAACATGGGCACCATGCTTGCGTTCATCTACACCGATGCAGAGATCGGGGCAAAGCAGCTCAAGGAGTCGCTTAAGCTTGCGACAAAGCGGTCCTTCAACCGGGTCGTGGTTGACGGGGACACGAGCACCAATGATATCGCGCTCTGCACGGCCACCGGGGAATCCGGCCGGGTCAATGAAGAGGAGTTCTCCGCAGCGCTCGAGGAGTGCTGCCGCTCCCTTGCAAAACAGATTGCTGCCGATGGTGAAGGAGCAACAAAGCTCCTCGAAGTCCGGGTTACGGGAGCAGCAAAGGAATCGGATGCCGCAAAAGTTGCCCGAACTGTGATCGAGTCGCCCCTGGTGAAAACCGCAGTTTACGGGGAAGATCCCAACTGGGGAAGGGTTGTTGCCGCAGCAGGACGCGCCCGGGTGAAGTTCGATCCCAATGCCGTCTCTCTCTGGATAAGCGACGGGAAGAACCGTTACCCGCTGGTCAAATCCGGCGAGATCATTGCCGATCTCAAGAAAGCAAAAGAGGCCATGAACAGCAAGACTGTAATCTTCATCCTCGATCTTGCGGCAGGAAAAGAAGAAGCAACAGCCTGGGGCTGCGACCTGACCGAGCGCTATGTTGAGATCAACGGAAGGTACACCACATGA
- the acs gene encoding acetate--CoA ligase, producing the protein MTEDFDVKLVESTVRYTPDPSYKRNSWVGDYEKAYRDFIADPDAFWDRIARDLDWMKPYDKVREWNYPYAKWFVNAKLNITANCLDRHVKGDRRNKVALIWRGEDGKERVFTYQKLLTEVMRFAAGLKKIGVQKGDRVCIYMPMVPEQIIAMLACARIGAVHSVVFAGFGVTALNMRIREAAAKIVITADISIRRGKAIPLITTVQESILNAPSVEHLIILRRRREPPVDIRPDFEIDFYGLMEDGAASCPPEVMDAEDPLFMLYTSGSTGTPKGIVHTCAGYMVGTYYTTKYVFDIKENDIYWCTADPGWITGHSYIVYGPLTAGATVFITEMTPDFPDPGIWWKLIEEQKINIFYTAPTAIRMFMKMGEEWPDKYDLSSLRIIGSVGEPLNPEAFVWYHHAIGKDQCPIVDTWWQTETGMQMITTMVGEPMRPGFAGKPIPGVVADVVDKDGKPVQPGTGGFLAIMEPWPAMFRTVYNNDERYRKYWYTINGMYAAGDLAVKGKDGYIMVLGRADDIIIVSGHNIGTAEVESALVSHQSVAEAAVIGKPDPMKGNSIKAFVILRHDYKPSEKLTHDLIYHVRMTLGPIAVPHEIEFVDKLPKTRSGKIMRRVLKAKEMGIDPGDISTLEE; encoded by the coding sequence ATGACAGAAGACTTTGATGTCAAACTGGTGGAGAGCACTGTCCGCTATACTCCCGACCCTTCCTATAAACGGAATTCCTGGGTGGGGGATTACGAGAAAGCATACCGGGACTTCATTGCAGATCCCGATGCATTCTGGGACAGGATTGCCCGCGATCTGGACTGGATGAAACCGTATGACAAGGTAAGAGAATGGAATTATCCTTACGCAAAATGGTTCGTCAATGCAAAACTCAACATAACCGCCAACTGCCTTGACCGGCATGTAAAGGGGGACCGGCGCAATAAAGTCGCGTTGATCTGGAGGGGAGAAGATGGAAAGGAGCGGGTCTTCACGTACCAGAAACTGCTCACTGAAGTCATGAGATTTGCAGCCGGGTTAAAAAAGATCGGGGTGCAGAAGGGAGACCGGGTCTGTATCTATATGCCGATGGTACCGGAGCAGATCATCGCTATGCTGGCATGCGCCCGGATCGGGGCGGTTCACAGCGTGGTATTTGCCGGTTTTGGCGTGACTGCACTGAACATGCGGATTCGTGAAGCCGCGGCCAAGATCGTCATCACAGCCGATATCTCAATCCGCCGGGGCAAGGCCATCCCGCTCATCACCACCGTCCAGGAATCGATCCTGAATGCCCCCAGCGTTGAACACCTCATCATCTTGAGAAGGCGCCGGGAGCCGCCGGTGGATATCCGGCCGGACTTCGAGATCGATTTCTACGGGCTCATGGAAGACGGGGCTGCATCCTGTCCCCCCGAAGTCATGGATGCCGAGGACCCGCTCTTCATGCTCTACACGAGCGGATCGACCGGGACACCGAAAGGTATCGTCCATACCTGTGCAGGATATATGGTCGGGACCTACTACACCACAAAATACGTCTTCGACATCAAGGAGAACGACATCTACTGGTGCACGGCAGACCCGGGATGGATCACCGGCCACAGCTATATCGTGTACGGTCCGCTAACCGCAGGTGCCACCGTATTCATCACCGAGATGACACCGGACTTCCCGGATCCGGGAATCTGGTGGAAACTCATCGAGGAGCAGAAGATCAATATCTTCTACACCGCCCCGACTGCGATTCGGATGTTCATGAAGATGGGCGAGGAATGGCCGGATAAATATGACCTGAGCTCGCTGAGAATCATCGGATCTGTCGGGGAACCCCTGAATCCGGAAGCCTTCGTCTGGTACCACCATGCGATCGGAAAAGACCAGTGCCCGATAGTTGACACCTGGTGGCAGACCGAGACCGGCATGCAGATGATCACAACCATGGTCGGGGAACCGATGCGTCCGGGTTTTGCCGGAAAACCAATTCCCGGTGTAGTCGCCGATGTCGTGGACAAGGATGGAAAGCCGGTACAGCCCGGGACCGGTGGATTCCTGGCAATAATGGAGCCCTGGCCTGCAATGTTTCGCACGGTATACAACAACGACGAGAGGTACCGGAAATACTGGTACACCATCAACGGCATGTATGCTGCAGGGGATCTTGCGGTCAAAGGCAAGGACGGGTACATCATGGTGCTGGGCAGGGCCGACGACATCATCATTGTCTCAGGGCACAACATCGGCACCGCTGAAGTGGAAAGTGCACTTGTCTCGCACCAGTCGGTAGCTGAGGCGGCCGTGATCGGGAAACCGGATCCCATGAAAGGCAACTCAATCAAGGCTTTCGTCATCCTCCGGCATGATTATAAACCCAGTGAAAAACTCACCCACGACCTGATCTACCATGTACGCATGACACTCGGTCCGATCGCGGTCCCGCACGAGATCGAGTTTGTCGATAAACTGCCCAAGACCCGCAGCGGCAAGATCATGCGCAGGGTACTGAAAGCCAAAGAGATGGGCATCGACCCGGGGGACATCTCCACGCTGGAGGAATGA
- a CDS encoding ATP-NAD kinase family protein, which produces MKRIGLIVNPVAGMGGSVGLKGTDGNVEEARRRGASPQAQNRARLTLDALSHESDLHFITCSGAMGEEILREAGCRDYEIAYTSPDETGARDTIAAARRLIGAGVDLILFCGGDGTARDIFGIVGRDLPILGIPAGVKMYSAVFAIDPKTAAELVREYDPRHIRDSEILDVDEEAYRSGTLKTWIFGIARTPAVAGKVQISKQVYEEPDEERAKQEIARFMQEVILPDTLYILGAGTTTEAIARLLGIKKTLLGVDAIRNGKLVAADADEKTLLDLVRQETEVRIIVSPIGAQGFILGRGNQQISAGLVRRVGIRNIILVATPHKLKDTPELYIDSGDADLDREFGPSVQVISGYRMAQRKRIHQ; this is translated from the coding sequence ATGAAACGAATCGGCCTCATCGTCAACCCGGTTGCCGGCATGGGAGGATCGGTGGGGCTGAAAGGGACCGATGGCAATGTCGAAGAAGCCCGCAGACGCGGGGCATCTCCGCAGGCACAAAACCGGGCACGCCTCACCCTTGACGCTCTTTCACACGAGAGCGATCTGCATTTTATCACCTGTTCCGGTGCCATGGGTGAAGAGATTCTGCGGGAGGCTGGCTGCCGGGATTATGAGATTGCGTACACCAGTCCGGACGAGACCGGCGCCCGCGATACAATAGCGGCAGCCCGCCGGCTCATTGGGGCAGGCGTTGATCTGATCCTTTTCTGCGGCGGGGATGGCACTGCCCGGGATATTTTCGGTATTGTGGGCAGGGATCTCCCCATCCTCGGGATTCCGGCGGGGGTCAAGATGTACTCCGCGGTCTTTGCCATTGATCCGAAAACGGCAGCGGAACTTGTGCGGGAATACGACCCGCGCCATATCCGGGACTCAGAGATCCTGGACGTGGATGAAGAAGCGTACCGGTCCGGTACCCTGAAGACTTGGATCTTCGGCATTGCCCGGACTCCGGCAGTTGCCGGAAAAGTCCAGATCTCAAAACAGGTCTATGAGGAGCCGGATGAGGAACGGGCCAAGCAGGAGATTGCCCGGTTCATGCAGGAAGTGATCCTGCCGGATACGCTCTATATACTGGGAGCCGGAACAACCACCGAAGCAATAGCTCGCCTGCTCGGAATTAAAAAAACCCTGCTCGGTGTCGATGCCATCCGGAACGGGAAGCTGGTCGCCGCTGATGCTGATGAGAAGACGCTTCTCGATCTTGTCCGGCAGGAGACGGAAGTCCGGATTATCGTAAGTCCCATCGGTGCGCAGGGCTTCATCCTCGGCAGGGGAAACCAGCAGATCAGCGCTGGTCTGGTCCGGCGTGTGGGGATCAGGAATATCATCCTTGTTGCAACCCCGCACAAACTGAAAGATACTCCCGAACTCTACATAGATTCCGGCGATGCCGATCTCGACAGGGAATTCGGGCCGTCAGTCCAGGTCATTTCCGGATACCGGATGGCCCAGCGCAAGCGGATTCATCAGTAA
- the argC gene encoding N-acetyl-gamma-glutamyl-phosphate reductase codes for MKIAIIGASGYAGGELIRLLVHHSAAQVVCATSRKLAGTPLDQIHPQLKGFTSLNFENPDIDAIDADVAFLAVPHTAAMEYAGKLLSRGIKVVDLSADYRLPKDVYEKTYGVSHTDYFPAPYGIPEIHRKDCIGAKFVSNPGCFPTGATLAAAPLAKYAHTVIYDSKTGVSGAGDNPSATTHYPNVGDNVGPYKLTTHRHLAEMKQELAHLGSKANCYFTPHLVPVNRGILTTAHILLNEPLEQKEVEKIYHDYYKGEYFVRLQKPTLSAVRGSNFCDILVESEGRRIVAVSAIDNLVKGASGQAIQNMNLMCGFKEQDGLMHPGMLP; via the coding sequence ATGAAAATTGCGATTATCGGGGCCTCCGGCTATGCCGGTGGTGAACTGATTCGCCTCCTTGTTCACCACTCTGCAGCACAGGTAGTCTGCGCCACTTCACGCAAACTTGCGGGAACCCCCCTGGATCAGATCCATCCCCAGCTGAAAGGTTTTACCAGCCTTAATTTCGAGAATCCAGATATCGATGCCATCGATGCGGATGTCGCCTTCCTGGCCGTTCCCCATACTGCAGCCATGGAGTATGCCGGCAAGCTGCTGTCCCGTGGGATCAAAGTGGTTGACCTGAGTGCGGATTACCGGCTGCCAAAGGATGTATACGAAAAGACGTACGGGGTATCCCACACCGATTACTTCCCCGCACCCTATGGTATTCCCGAGATCCACCGCAAGGACTGCATCGGTGCAAAATTCGTCTCAAACCCCGGCTGCTTCCCCACCGGTGCAACGCTTGCCGCTGCCCCCCTGGCAAAATATGCGCATACGGTAATCTATGATTCCAAAACCGGCGTGAGCGGTGCCGGAGACAATCCGTCTGCAACAACGCATTACCCCAATGTCGGGGATAATGTCGGGCCGTACAAGCTGACCACCCACCGGCACCTGGCCGAGATGAAACAGGAGCTTGCCCATCTCGGATCAAAAGCGAACTGTTACTTCACGCCGCACCTTGTCCCGGTCAACCGGGGCATCCTGACCACCGCACATATCCTGCTCAATGAACCCTTAGAGCAGAAAGAAGTGGAGAAGATCTACCACGATTACTACAAGGGAGAATACTTTGTCCGGCTCCAGAAGCCCACCTTGTCAGCAGTCCGGGGAAGCAACTTCTGCGATATCCTGGTCGAGAGCGAGGGCCGGCGTATCGTGGCAGTATCTGCCATCGACAACCTGGTGAAAGGGGCAAGCGGCCAGGCCATCCAGAATATGAACCTGATGTGCGGCTTCAAGGAACAGGACGGCCTCATGCATCCGGGGATGCTCCCCTAG
- a CDS encoding TrpB-like pyridoxal phosphate-dependent enzyme, whose amino-acid sequence MQTKILLDEEQMPRKWYNVQADLPSPLDPPLHPMTHKPVGPDDLSAIFPMELIRQEVTTDRHIDIPDEVQDVLRLWRPSPLYRAHRLEKFLKTPAKIYYKWEGVSPAGSHKTNTSIPQAYYNMKAGIERIATETGAGQWGSALAFATMLYDLECTIYMVRSSYTQKPYRKSMMHVWGAECIPSPSTRTNSGRSVLEKDPETPGALGIAISEAVEDAATHANTNYALGSVLNHVCLHQTVIGLECREQLAMVDSYPDVVIGCVGGGSNFGGIGFPFAGDKMTGKHKDVDIIGVEPASCPTLTKGLYTYDFGDVAGLTPLLKMFTLGHDFVPPSMHAGGLRYHGDSPIVSRLVHDGVMRAVSYHQSEVFEAAQTFARTEGIIVAPETSHAVRCAIDEALACKKTGEEKTILFNCSGHGNFDMTAYDDYYSGRLVDYEYPDELIKQAIGRIPKIE is encoded by the coding sequence ATGCAGACGAAGATCCTTCTTGACGAGGAGCAGATGCCCAGGAAATGGTATAATGTCCAGGCGGATCTGCCCTCCCCGCTCGATCCCCCGCTTCATCCCATGACCCACAAGCCGGTCGGACCCGATGATCTCTCCGCCATCTTCCCGATGGAACTGATCCGGCAGGAAGTCACAACCGATCGCCATATCGATATCCCCGATGAAGTTCAGGATGTGCTGCGGCTCTGGAGGCCAAGCCCCCTGTACCGGGCGCACCGGCTTGAAAAATTCTTGAAAACCCCGGCAAAGATCTACTACAAGTGGGAGGGGGTCAGCCCGGCCGGCAGCCACAAGACGAATACATCCATCCCGCAGGCCTATTACAACATGAAGGCCGGCATTGAGCGGATCGCAACCGAGACCGGGGCCGGACAATGGGGATCGGCGCTCGCCTTTGCAACAATGCTGTACGATCTTGAGTGCACCATCTATATGGTCAGGTCCAGCTACACCCAGAAGCCGTACCGGAAATCCATGATGCATGTCTGGGGAGCAGAGTGCATCCCGAGCCCCAGCACGAGAACGAACTCGGGACGTTCGGTACTTGAAAAAGACCCGGAGACCCCCGGGGCTCTCGGGATCGCGATATCCGAAGCGGTCGAAGACGCGGCAACTCATGCCAACACCAACTATGCGCTGGGTTCGGTCCTGAACCACGTCTGCCTTCACCAGACCGTCATCGGGCTTGAATGCCGCGAGCAGCTGGCCATGGTCGACAGCTATCCGGATGTTGTTATCGGGTGTGTTGGCGGTGGATCGAACTTTGGTGGGATCGGGTTCCCCTTTGCAGGGGACAAGATGACGGGAAAACACAAGGATGTGGATATCATCGGTGTCGAGCCGGCATCCTGCCCAACCCTCACAAAGGGTCTTTACACCTATGATTTTGGTGATGTAGCAGGTCTCACACCGCTCCTCAAGATGTTCACCCTTGGCCATGATTTCGTCCCGCCCTCCATGCATGCCGGGGGCCTCCGCTACCATGGTGATTCCCCGATTGTATCCCGCCTTGTTCACGACGGGGTCATGCGGGCGGTGTCCTACCACCAGAGCGAGGTCTTCGAGGCAGCCCAGACGTTTGCCCGGACGGAAGGGATCATCGTTGCTCCTGAAACGTCCCATGCAGTGCGATGTGCGATCGATGAAGCCCTTGCCTGCAAAAAGACCGGCGAGGAAAAGACGATCCTCTTCAACTGCTCGGGCCACGGCAACTTCGATATGACTGCCTATGATGATTATTATTCAGGCAGGCTGGTGGATTACGAGTACCCGGACGAACTGATAAAACAGGCCATCGGCCGGATCCCCAAGATAGAATAA
- a CDS encoding ADP-ribosylglycohydrolase family protein, translated as MLSRFKGCLLGAAIGDALGMPNESNAPNLNKMKYGYRRPYKGHPNENLNPGQFTDDTQLMLLTGTLLADGKYNEERYAAALSEMYSRNALRFPDGSVSAVCEHIAKGGTKATGVKSTTSGCLPGSIPFALAFPGLSEGSERAVRACNVTHTHPAAHAAVSTFVTLLYHTLHETPDPIGQAVEQAQVEDEVLGGKIRNALTLERDGMDTETALLKIGNDVSVFQTLPIAFFLISRYNHPQDLLTVSANTGGNTDTIALLCGAYLGASRGMDALPSDLLENLEDRQRIELLGQRLYNLYSRKLEQM; from the coding sequence ATGCTCAGCAGATTCAAGGGATGCCTTCTCGGTGCAGCAATCGGGGATGCTCTCGGTATGCCCAACGAGAGTAATGCACCGAATCTCAATAAAATGAAATACGGGTACCGGCGCCCGTACAAAGGACACCCTAATGAAAATCTGAACCCGGGGCAGTTTACCGATGATACGCAGCTGATGCTCCTGACCGGCACTCTTCTCGCCGACGGCAAGTATAATGAAGAGCGGTATGCTGCAGCGCTCTCTGAGATGTATTCGCGCAACGCCCTCCGGTTCCCGGATGGATCCGTTTCAGCGGTATGCGAACATATTGCAAAGGGAGGTACCAAGGCAACGGGAGTCAAATCCACAACGTCCGGTTGCCTTCCGGGATCCATTCCCTTTGCACTGGCCTTTCCGGGCCTGAGCGAAGGATCGGAAAGGGCAGTCCGTGCCTGCAATGTTACGCACACACACCCGGCGGCCCACGCAGCTGTCTCCACGTTTGTCACTCTCCTTTACCATACCCTTCATGAAACACCGGATCCTATCGGGCAGGCAGTCGAACAGGCCCAGGTTGAGGACGAAGTCCTCGGCGGAAAGATCCGCAATGCCCTCACGCTCGAACGGGATGGGATGGATACCGAAACTGCACTGCTCAAGATTGGAAACGATGTCTCGGTGTTCCAGACCCTTCCGATTGCCTTCTTCCTCATCAGCCGGTACAACCATCCCCAGGATCTCCTGACGGTTTCGGCCAACACGGGCGGGAATACCGACACCATCGCACTTCTCTGCGGGGCATATCTCGGTGCGTCCCGGGGCATGGATGCCCTGCCTTCGGATCTTCTTGAGAACCTGGAGGACCGCCAGCGTATAGAACTGCTCGGCCAGCGTCTGTATAATCTCTATTCCCGGAAACTCGAACAGATGTAA